One region of Collinsella aerofaciens ATCC 25986 genomic DNA includes:
- a CDS encoding MFS transporter yields MTLTTPAKKDCLRESGAFAWVVVIALGLMSAGTTGTYSIIAGSFVAPVCEDLGFDYTSFSFYLTAILLGLALGLPLLSRFIPKVIGKPWHICIELVLIAAGAAMAFYTEVWMFTVSAAVIGICFSFTTGVCMSDVIDQWFSKSSGLAIGLAWGVNSLCTLLLSPVITLVIEQQGWRTGYIVLAAVSAAMILPASAFIIRLNPSDRNMLPYGETVSETHESCSADEQEDVLSGMALRDAAKTPSFILCVLLLCVAQLTCCMNQLFPTYASEVGFNPIVGSLMVSAASLSDIFLNSFVGKTCDKLGAIKATVAWTGVSILSFLLLIIGGSNETVSIIAAGVNDVMFAIVGTAMPMLLLSLFGSRDFGRIYSIVCSAGYVVGAFGMPVMR; encoded by the coding sequence ATGACTCTCACCACACCAGCCAAAAAAGATTGTCTCCGTGAAAGCGGCGCATTTGCTTGGGTCGTCGTTATTGCGCTCGGCTTAATGTCCGCCGGAACAACTGGCACATATAGCATTATTGCCGGCTCATTCGTTGCTCCAGTATGTGAAGATCTGGGCTTTGACTACACTTCTTTTTCTTTCTATTTAACCGCGATTCTTCTTGGCCTTGCGCTTGGGCTTCCGCTTTTGAGTCGCTTCATTCCAAAAGTAATCGGCAAACCATGGCATATTTGCATTGAACTCGTCCTTATTGCCGCCGGCGCCGCAATGGCGTTCTACACCGAGGTCTGGATGTTCACCGTCTCCGCCGCAGTGATCGGCATCTGCTTTTCGTTTACAACGGGCGTCTGCATGTCCGATGTCATTGACCAATGGTTCAGCAAATCGTCCGGTCTCGCCATCGGCCTCGCTTGGGGCGTTAATTCTCTCTGCACGCTGTTATTGAGTCCTGTCATTACGCTGGTCATCGAGCAGCAAGGCTGGCGTACGGGATACATCGTGCTTGCGGCCGTTTCTGCAGCTATGATTTTGCCTGCAAGCGCATTTATCATTCGCCTTAACCCCTCTGATCGCAATATGCTTCCGTACGGAGAGACCGTCTCCGAAACCCATGAGAGCTGCAGCGCCGATGAGCAGGAAGATGTCCTTTCGGGCATGGCACTCCGCGATGCCGCGAAAACGCCGTCTTTTATTCTCTGTGTCCTCTTGCTTTGCGTGGCGCAGCTCACCTGCTGCATGAACCAGCTGTTTCCAACCTATGCAAGCGAGGTCGGTTTCAATCCTATCGTAGGAAGCTTAATGGTCTCGGCAGCTTCACTCTCCGATATCTTCCTAAATTCCTTCGTGGGCAAAACATGCGACAAGCTTGGCGCTATTAAAGCAACGGTCGCATGGACAGGTGTCAGCATTCTTTCATTCCTGCTTCTTATCATTGGCGGAAGCAATGAGACCGTTTCCATCATTGCAGCTGGTGTAAACGATGTCATGTTCGCCATCGTTGGAACCGCAATGCCGATGCTTCTCCTCTCGCTCTTTGGATCACGCGATTTTGGAAGGATCTATTCGATCGTTTGCTCAGCGGGCTATGTCGTCGGTGCTTTTGGAATGCCGGTCATGAGGTGA
- a CDS encoding IS256 family transposase, producing the protein MSANIVSVDEESLRNDIKNLVRKTVEETLNALLDEEASELVGAERYERTAGREAYRSGHYTRRLVTGAGEVELSVPKLRGATFQTAVIERYRRRETSVEEAIVEMYLAGVSTRRIEDVSELLWGAPVSSGTVSNLNERAFASIETWRQRPLEGGYPYVFVDGIYLKRSWGGSYENVAVLVAIGVNSAGDREVIGCSEGYTESAESWREFFSWLKGRGLSGVRLVTGDKCAGMLGALEEVFPGARYQRCTVHFYRNVLGRVPVTRRKAAARMLKAIHAQESREACARKAEEVAEELESMRLGAAARTVRDGFAETLAYTEFPPEHWRRIRTNNGIERINREIRRRTRVVGTFPDGNSALMLVTARLKYIVEHEWGKRRYLDMSKLEEMDELRGKAEG; encoded by the coding sequence GTGTCTGCGAACATCGTATCAGTCGACGAGGAGTCGCTGCGCAACGACATAAAGAATCTGGTGAGGAAGACCGTCGAGGAGACGCTCAACGCACTGCTCGACGAGGAGGCGTCCGAGCTCGTCGGGGCCGAGCGCTACGAGAGGACGGCGGGCCGGGAGGCCTACCGCAGCGGCCACTACACGAGGAGGCTCGTCACGGGCGCCGGGGAAGTCGAGCTCAGCGTGCCGAAGCTCCGCGGGGCGACCTTCCAGACGGCCGTCATCGAGCGCTACCGCAGGCGCGAGACCTCGGTCGAGGAGGCCATCGTCGAGATGTACCTGGCGGGCGTCTCCACCAGGAGGATCGAGGACGTCTCCGAGCTCCTGTGGGGAGCGCCGGTGTCCTCCGGCACCGTCTCCAACCTCAACGAGAGGGCCTTCGCGTCCATCGAGACATGGCGGCAGAGGCCGCTCGAGGGCGGCTACCCCTACGTCTTCGTCGACGGTATCTACCTCAAGCGCAGCTGGGGAGGGTCCTACGAGAACGTGGCCGTGCTGGTCGCCATCGGCGTCAACTCCGCCGGCGACCGGGAGGTCATCGGCTGCTCCGAGGGGTACACCGAGTCCGCGGAGTCCTGGCGCGAATTCTTCTCCTGGCTCAAGGGACGCGGGCTCTCCGGCGTACGGCTCGTCACCGGCGACAAGTGCGCGGGGATGCTCGGTGCGCTCGAGGAGGTGTTCCCCGGGGCCCGCTACCAGCGCTGCACGGTGCATTTCTACCGCAACGTGCTGGGAAGGGTTCCCGTGACCAGGCGGAAGGCCGCGGCGCGCATGCTGAAGGCGATCCACGCGCAGGAATCGCGCGAGGCATGCGCCAGAAAAGCCGAGGAGGTGGCGGAGGAGCTGGAATCGATGAGGCTCGGGGCGGCCGCGAGGACGGTGCGCGACGGGTTCGCCGAGACGCTTGCCTACACGGAATTCCCACCGGAGCACTGGCGCCGGATCAGGACGAACAACGGGATCGAGCGCATCAACCGCGAGATCAGGAGGAGGACGAGGGTCGTCGGGACCTTCCCAGACGGCAATTCGGCTCTGATGTTGGTGACGGCGAGGCTGAAGTACATAGTGGAGCACGAGTGGGGCAAGAGGAGGTACTTGGACATGTCGAAGCTGGAGGAGATGGACGAGCTGAGGGGAAAGGCGGAGGGCTAG
- a CDS encoding TetR/AcrR family transcriptional regulator gives MSTRKKILDAMYDLVAEVGYDKASIGKICDFVGISKPSVYYYFPSKEEIFTTLLDSMFPTIDYQRDYSLIVDRDGFKAALIELGNSVIGGYRSDEKRRRVLAEVSVQANRIPAVQERQATATKRTMDALKDILLHGVEIGAFSDSADVMLYVQILYTVLEGASNTVAQGEDIDEKAVWAGIVELMFK, from the coding sequence GTGAGCACAAGAAAAAAAATATTGGACGCAATGTACGATCTTGTGGCAGAAGTCGGTTATGACAAAGCGTCTATCGGAAAGATTTGCGACTTTGTCGGTATATCCAAGCCGTCGGTGTACTACTACTTTCCCTCAAAAGAGGAGATTTTCACTACGCTCTTGGACAGCATGTTTCCGACCATTGACTATCAGCGCGACTACTCGCTAATAGTCGATAGGGACGGGTTCAAGGCCGCGCTTATCGAGCTCGGCAATTCAGTTATAGGTGGCTATCGAAGCGATGAAAAGCGCCGGCGCGTGCTGGCCGAGGTTAGCGTTCAAGCAAATCGAATTCCTGCAGTTCAGGAACGTCAAGCGACGGCGACCAAACGAACCATGGATGCGCTTAAAGACATCCTTCTTCATGGTGTAGAGATTGGCGCGTTTTCCGATAGCGCCGACGTAATGCTCTACGTACAAATTCTTTATACCGTTCTGGAGGGAGCAAGCAATACGGTCGCTCAAGGTGAGGATATTGATGAGAAAGCGGTTTGGGCGGGAATAGTCGAGCTTATGTTCAAATAG
- a CDS encoding agmatine deiminase family protein, with the protein MYENYRMPGEFEKRSNVYVTWLPDYIRAEGYDNRQPCVDVIKALLEYGDVTVNLNCGTPGSYEEACSRLKEEGVDLDRIEITQFEDSNFYVRDNGPSIMVDDKGHSYMVNPAWTYYGVWDKNSPECQSARKAAVHMAVALGCFDIVNSEMVSEGGDREFDGHGTLIAIEDTECRKRNPEFTKEEIEAEYKRIYNLNKVIWLPQPMLEDDDYRLGILDEKEDGTPVFGMSFAAHIDEMCRFITPNKILLAEVSDEEAASSKAGAESRRRIEAAYEILSNETDWEGKPFEIVRMPTAEPIEVVIAPGDEDYELYKGFIDEMGGKFMDGTPWPEGPVHFYAAASYCNFLICNGVVLGQRYYHEGVSEVVKEKDEQAKAVLESCFPDRKVIMIDSLALNLSGGGVHCWTKDVAASR; encoded by the coding sequence ATGTACGAGAACTATCGTATGCCGGGCGAGTTCGAGAAGCGCTCCAACGTCTATGTGACATGGCTTCCCGATTACATCCGTGCAGAGGGCTACGATAACCGCCAGCCCTGCGTTGACGTGATCAAGGCTCTGCTCGAGTATGGCGACGTTACGGTCAACCTCAATTGCGGCACCCCCGGCTCCTATGAGGAGGCTTGCTCGCGCCTGAAGGAGGAGGGGGTTGATCTCGATCGCATCGAGATCACGCAGTTCGAAGACTCCAACTTCTATGTCCGCGACAACGGTCCCAGCATCATGGTCGACGACAAGGGCCATTCTTATATGGTCAACCCCGCTTGGACCTATTACGGCGTGTGGGACAAGAACTCCCCGGAGTGCCAGTCCGCACGTAAGGCAGCCGTTCACATGGCGGTTGCGCTCGGTTGCTTCGATATCGTCAATTCCGAAATGGTTTCGGAGGGCGGCGACCGCGAGTTTGACGGTCACGGCACTCTGATCGCCATCGAGGACACGGAATGCCGCAAGCGTAATCCCGAGTTCACGAAAGAGGAAATAGAGGCCGAGTATAAGCGCATCTACAACCTCAACAAGGTTATCTGGCTTCCGCAGCCTATGCTCGAGGACGACGACTATCGACTGGGCATCCTCGACGAGAAGGAAGACGGAACTCCCGTCTTTGGCATGAGCTTTGCAGCTCACATTGATGAGATGTGTCGCTTTATCACTCCGAACAAGATTCTTCTTGCCGAGGTGTCCGATGAAGAGGCAGCCTCGAGCAAGGCTGGAGCAGAGTCTCGTCGCCGCATTGAGGCAGCCTACGAGATCCTGAGCAACGAAACGGACTGGGAGGGCAAGCCCTTCGAGATCGTTCGTATGCCCACCGCCGAGCCTATTGAAGTCGTTATCGCCCCTGGCGATGAAGATTACGAGCTCTATAAGGGCTTCATCGACGAAATGGGCGGCAAGTTTATGGATGGCACCCCCTGGCCCGAGGGCCCCGTCCACTTCTACGCCGCAGCGAGCTACTGCAACTTCCTGATTTGCAACGGCGTCGTTCTTGGCCAGCGTTATTACCACGAGGGCGTGAGCGAGGTCGTGAAAGAGAAGGATGAGCAGGCCAAGGCAGTTCTTGAGAGCTGCTTCCCCGATCGCAAGGTCATCATGATTGATTCCCTCGCGCTTAACCTGTCCGGCGGCGGCGTGCACTGCTGGACTAAGGACGTGGCGGCCAGTCGTTAG
- a CDS encoding ornithine carbamoyltransferase, producing the protein MNNSLRGRDYINIHDLSSEDFRYLIDLAWNLKAQKKSGVDQRYFPGKNVLANFEWGSTRTRCAFETSCNDLGMGFTYLTNSHMGDCETVKDAMRVFNGMYDLIVYRAQKDEQFLYDVADLVDIPVINALTLGDHPTQMLADALTMEEQWGGLRTSRGKKMAFVGNCAGAPVWYGRLCAMLDMDFLAIGPDDLRHQMCKEMIEEVEACYAKYAPNRTFTITSDLDALDGVDVIVTEEWRYINPECGEEVLDPDDYNSWLGDAESLYPYRVTSELCKRTNNPDIFCMHELPSVHNADHRVGKMLLDQCKNDLHREIITEGFEIADECFEANASVIFREAENRQHTIKAVMCALLGL; encoded by the coding sequence ATGAACAACAGCCTCCGCGGTCGCGACTACATCAACATCCATGATCTCTCCTCCGAGGATTTCCGCTATCTCATCGATCTTGCCTGGAACCTTAAGGCTCAGAAGAAGTCTGGTGTCGACCAGCGCTACTTCCCCGGCAAAAACGTCCTCGCCAACTTTGAGTGGGGCTCGACCCGTACTCGTTGCGCATTCGAGACCTCCTGCAACGATTTGGGCATGGGCTTCACTTATCTGACCAACTCCCACATGGGTGACTGCGAGACCGTCAAGGACGCCATGCGCGTCTTTAACGGCATGTATGATCTCATCGTCTATCGCGCACAGAAGGACGAGCAGTTCCTCTATGACGTCGCCGACCTGGTTGACATCCCGGTCATCAATGCCCTTACTCTCGGCGATCACCCGACTCAGATGCTCGCTGACGCTCTTACGATGGAAGAGCAATGGGGCGGTTTGCGTACGAGCCGCGGCAAGAAGATGGCTTTCGTTGGCAACTGCGCCGGCGCCCCGGTGTGGTATGGCCGTCTGTGCGCTATGCTCGACATGGACTTCCTCGCCATCGGCCCCGACGACCTCCGTCATCAGATGTGCAAGGAAATGATCGAAGAGGTGGAGGCCTGCTACGCCAAGTACGCTCCCAATAGGACCTTTACCATCACCTCTGACCTCGATGCCCTGGATGGCGTTGACGTTATCGTTACCGAGGAGTGGCGCTACATCAACCCCGAGTGCGGCGAAGAGGTTCTGGATCCCGACGACTACAACTCCTGGCTGGGCGATGCCGAGTCTTTGTACCCCTATCGCGTCACCAGCGAGCTGTGCAAGCGCACCAACAATCCCGACATCTTCTGCATGCATGAGCTTCCCTCTGTCCATAACGCAGATCACCGTGTCGGCAAAATGCTCCTCGACCAGTGCAAGAACGACCTCCATCGCGAAATCATCACCGAGGGCTTTGAGATTGCCGACGAGTGCTTTGAGGCCAACGCTTCGGTCATCTTCCGTGAGGCAGAGAACCGTCAGCACACCATCAAGGCCGTTATGTGTGCCCTTCTGGGTCTCTAG
- a CDS encoding MFS transporter has product MENAKLKSSKVYAWVLVIALGLMSAGTTGSYSVIAGSFVAPVCEEFGFDYSIFSYYFTATLIGLAAALPFVGKLIPKVVGKVWLPVVELILLAAGAGMAFYTEVWMFIAAGALIGVCFAFTTGVAMSDVIDQWFKKSGGLAIGLAWAVNSIYMLIMSPVITSVIEAAGWRTGYLVLAGVSAVLILPASVLIIRYKPQDKGMLPYGYVEGETVTETEETTEDSTRGVSYARAIKSPAFFFCIGFLCLVQLTCCMNQLFPTYASEVGFSPMVGGFMVSAASLFDLFLNPIVGTTCDRFGSTKAILGWLAVSILSFVMLMMSSGNSTLSILAAGVNDVMYVIAGTALTVLVMDVFGSRDFGRIFALICSVGYIVGAFGMPVMMKVYELVGSFQGVFIFCIACNVIIGLFLLLAKKTGKNLSWDE; this is encoded by the coding sequence ATGGAAAATGCAAAGTTAAAGAGCAGCAAGGTTTACGCATGGGTTCTCGTAATCGCGCTCGGCCTTATGTCTGCCGGCACGACCGGATCCTATAGCGTCATCGCGGGCTCCTTCGTCGCACCCGTGTGCGAGGAGTTCGGGTTTGACTATTCCATCTTCTCGTATTACTTCACCGCAACGCTCATTGGTCTTGCGGCAGCTCTTCCGTTTGTCGGAAAACTCATTCCCAAGGTCGTTGGCAAGGTTTGGCTCCCCGTTGTCGAGCTTATTTTGCTTGCTGCCGGCGCAGGCATGGCCTTCTACACCGAAGTCTGGATGTTCATCGCCGCTGGCGCCCTGATTGGCGTTTGCTTCGCCTTCACCACCGGCGTCGCCATGTCCGACGTTATTGACCAGTGGTTCAAAAAATCTGGTGGCCTGGCAATCGGTCTCGCTTGGGCAGTGAACTCGATTTACATGCTCATCATGAGCCCCGTCATCACCTCTGTCATCGAGGCCGCTGGCTGGAGGACTGGCTATCTGGTGCTCGCTGGCGTCTCCGCCGTGCTCATTCTCCCCGCTTCCGTCCTGATTATTCGCTATAAGCCTCAGGACAAGGGCATGCTGCCCTATGGCTACGTCGAGGGCGAGACGGTCACCGAGACCGAGGAGACGACCGAGGATAGCACGCGTGGCGTTAGCTATGCGCGCGCCATTAAGTCGCCTGCCTTCTTCTTCTGCATCGGCTTCCTCTGTCTCGTTCAGCTCACTTGCTGCATGAACCAGCTCTTCCCGACGTATGCTTCCGAGGTTGGTTTTAGCCCCATGGTGGGCGGCTTCATGGTATCCGCTGCATCGCTCTTCGATCTGTTCCTCAATCCGATCGTCGGCACCACTTGCGATAGGTTCGGCAGCACGAAGGCCATTCTGGGCTGGCTCGCTGTCTCCATCCTCTCCTTTGTCATGCTCATGATGAGCAGCGGCAACTCGACGCTCAGCATCCTCGCAGCAGGCGTGAACGACGTAATGTACGTCATCGCTGGCACTGCCCTGACCGTTTTGGTTATGGATGTCTTTGGCTCCCGCGATTTCGGTCGCATCTTCGCGCTGATCTGCTCCGTGGGCTATATCGTCGGCGCCTTTGGCATGCCCGTTATGATGAAGGTCTATGAGCTTGTCGGCTCCTTCCAGGGCGTCTTCATCTTCTGCATCGCATGCAACGTTATTATCGGCCTGTTCTTGCTGCTGGCAAAAAAGACTGGTAAGAACCTCTCCTGGGACGAATAG
- a CDS encoding tRNA dihydrouridine synthase, translating into MILSLAPMEGITGHVFRRVHAECFGALDCYYTPFLPPPRVGNRFGGKAFKEIDPANNQGLNVVPQLMSKNADEFVWAVQVLADMGYREVNLNLGCPSGTVVAKGKGSGFLRNLDELEAFLSDVCERSPLPVSVKTRLGLENDDEYERVLDLYCRMPLAELIVHPRVQKDRYTGLPRKEFYGETLERAPFPVAYNGDIFDLEDMDALVEAYPGTRHVMLGRGLLANPALARMVKGGPAATAAELHRFHDTLFAAYAEEIGGNAVFRMKEWWFYAKCAFADPATVHKIVRKTKKVDEYRAAVERVFREQPLAPTARFHG; encoded by the coding sequence ATGATCCTTTCGCTGGCCCCTATGGAGGGGATTACCGGGCATGTGTTCCGTCGCGTGCATGCGGAGTGCTTCGGTGCGCTCGATTGCTATTACACGCCGTTTTTGCCGCCGCCGCGGGTGGGTAACCGCTTTGGCGGCAAGGCGTTTAAGGAGATCGATCCTGCCAATAACCAGGGGCTCAACGTGGTGCCTCAGCTGATGTCCAAGAACGCGGACGAGTTTGTGTGGGCGGTACAGGTGCTCGCCGACATGGGCTACCGCGAGGTCAATCTCAACCTGGGTTGCCCTTCGGGAACGGTTGTCGCCAAGGGCAAGGGCTCGGGTTTCTTGCGCAATCTCGACGAGCTCGAGGCGTTCTTAAGCGATGTGTGCGAGCGGTCGCCGTTGCCGGTGTCGGTAAAGACCAGGCTGGGGCTGGAGAATGACGACGAATACGAGCGCGTGCTCGATCTGTATTGCCGCATGCCGTTGGCAGAGCTGATCGTGCATCCGCGCGTACAGAAGGACCGCTATACGGGCTTGCCGCGCAAAGAGTTTTATGGCGAGACGCTGGAGCGTGCGCCGTTCCCCGTGGCCTATAACGGTGACATTTTTGATCTTGAGGATATGGACGCGCTGGTGGAGGCCTATCCCGGCACGCGCCATGTGATGTTGGGGCGTGGCCTGCTCGCGAACCCCGCTCTGGCTCGCATGGTCAAGGGCGGCCCTGCTGCCACGGCAGCCGAACTGCATCGTTTCCATGACACGCTGTTTGCGGCATATGCAGAAGAGATTGGCGGTAACGCGGTCTTTCGCATGAAGGAGTGGTGGTTCTACGCCAAATGCGCCTTCGCCGATCCCGCTACCGTCCACAAGATCGTACGCAAGACCAAAAAGGTCGACGAATACCGCGCTGCCGTCGAGCGCGTCTTTCGCGAACAGCCGCTTGCACCCACAGCTCGCTTCCACGGCTAA
- a CDS encoding ribbon-helix-helix protein, CopG family — MDAKQLEKMMGFAPGELEKAAKAYEKDEWPKGRTIKLGRPSISDEPSVVITARVGESILEAFDEKAKRHGQTRTERLRELITLDALIA; from the coding sequence ATGGACGCTAAGCAGCTCGAAAAGATGATGGGGTTTGCTCCCGGAGAGTTGGAGAAAGCCGCGAAGGCATACGAAAAAGATGAATGGCCGAAGGGTCGCACCATCAAGCTGGGAAGGCCGTCGATCTCCGATGAGCCAAGCGTCGTTATAACAGCACGTGTGGGCGAATCGATTCTTGAGGCGTTTGACGAAAAAGCCAAACGCCATGGGCAAACACGCACGGAGCGGCTCAGAGAGCTCATTACACTTGATGCACTGATTGCCTAG
- a CDS encoding glutaredoxin family protein yields MATDHELTLYVMTGCPYCIKVKHFLADNGVTIPERNISTDSDAEQTLIAVGGKRQVPCLFIDGEPLYESNDIIAWVQENLL; encoded by the coding sequence ATGGCCACTGATCACGAGCTCACACTCTACGTTATGACCGGCTGCCCGTATTGCATAAAGGTCAAGCACTTTTTGGCCGATAACGGCGTGACCATTCCTGAACGCAATATCTCGACCGATTCCGATGCCGAGCAGACGCTTATCGCCGTCGGCGGAAAACGCCAGGTTCCCTGCCTGTTCATTGATGGAGAGCCGCTCTACGAATCGAACGACATCATCGCATGGGTACAGGAAAACCTGCTCTAG
- a CDS encoding TipAS antibiotic-recognition domain-containing protein, which translates to MAFAEKLIAVRRAHHLTQEQLATKLFVTRQAVSRWERGEVTPGIDMMKLIAAVTGEPLPHLLEMPEHYCQSCGMILTPDDCGTDAAGTATDHYCKWCYDHGKYTYDTTMEAMIEDCAPRLAQNTGMSLDEAVSLMGAVLPQLERWRTVQENEERYGAEARARYGDEAIDAANEALLDMDPETWNDMKELERAVLGQLSIAMGIDDPESNEARKLVAMHRRWIGLNWGHEPQDEAYLGLTHGYLADQRFIDYYDKPCGTGATAFLVQAIESSLICA; encoded by the coding sequence ATGGCCTTTGCAGAAAAGCTCATCGCTGTCCGTCGCGCCCATCACCTTACCCAGGAGCAGCTCGCCACCAAGCTCTTCGTCACACGCCAAGCCGTCAGCCGTTGGGAGCGCGGCGAAGTCACCCCGGGTATCGACATGATGAAGCTCATTGCCGCCGTAACCGGAGAGCCGCTGCCCCACCTGCTCGAAATGCCCGAGCATTATTGCCAGAGCTGCGGCATGATACTCACGCCCGACGACTGCGGCACCGATGCTGCGGGCACCGCGACCGATCATTACTGCAAGTGGTGCTACGACCACGGCAAGTACACCTACGACACCACCATGGAGGCAATGATCGAGGATTGTGCCCCGCGGCTGGCACAAAACACCGGCATGTCGCTCGACGAAGCCGTCTCGCTCATGGGCGCCGTCCTGCCGCAACTGGAGCGCTGGCGCACCGTGCAAGAAAACGAGGAGCGCTACGGCGCCGAAGCGCGGGCGCGCTATGGCGATGAGGCTATCGATGCGGCAAACGAAGCGCTGCTGGACATGGACCCCGAGACATGGAACGACATGAAGGAACTTGAACGCGCTGTTCTGGGCCAGCTTTCGATTGCCATGGGCATTGACGACCCGGAGAGCAACGAGGCCCGCAAACTCGTCGCGATGCATCGCCGATGGATTGGCCTTAATTGGGGACACGAGCCCCAAGACGAAGCATACCTGGGCCTCACCCACGGCTATCTTGCCGATCAGCGCTTTATCGACTACTACGACAAGCCCTGCGGCACCGGAGCCACGGCGTTTCTGGTTCAGGCAATCGAGTCGTCGCTGATTTGCGCATAG
- the tsaA gene encoding tRNA (N6-threonylcarbamoyladenosine(37)-N6)-methyltransferase TrmO, with the protein MEPIAHIHTDLPQKFGIPRNSFLAPHLQGRIVFEPEFASNAAVEGLDSFSHLWLLWRFENGTPGGTAKDIAADAKTRDRSGTNAKWSKTVRPPRLGGAERVGVFATRSPFRPNPIGLTCVKLDRVELTDDGPIIHVLGADLRDGTPIYDIKPYIPFADCHPDATGGWIEGAPWQELDVEFPQALQDMVPPAKLPGLVEVLCQDPRRAGSKHEPNRVYHLAYAGLDISFTVDKTQLTVVAVNDAQD; encoded by the coding sequence ATGGAACCTATTGCACACATACATACCGATCTGCCGCAGAAGTTCGGCATTCCGCGCAACAGCTTTTTGGCGCCTCATCTACAGGGACGAATCGTCTTTGAGCCGGAATTTGCCTCCAACGCGGCGGTTGAGGGTCTGGACTCCTTCTCTCACCTATGGCTGCTGTGGCGCTTCGAAAACGGAACGCCCGGCGGCACGGCTAAGGACATAGCCGCCGATGCCAAGACGCGGGACAGGTCCGGAACCAACGCAAAATGGTCGAAGACCGTGCGTCCGCCGCGTCTGGGCGGAGCCGAGCGCGTGGGTGTCTTTGCCACGCGCAGTCCGTTTCGCCCTAATCCCATCGGGCTCACCTGCGTTAAGCTCGACCGCGTGGAGCTTACCGACGACGGCCCCATCATCCATGTGCTGGGGGCCGATCTGCGCGACGGCACGCCCATCTACGATATCAAGCCCTACATCCCGTTTGCGGACTGCCACCCGGATGCGACCGGCGGCTGGATTGAGGGTGCTCCGTGGCAAGAGCTCGATGTTGAGTTTCCACAAGCGCTGCAGGATATGGTCCCGCCCGCAAAGCTCCCCGGCTTGGTCGAGGTCCTTTGCCAAGATCCGCGCCGCGCGGGCAGCAAGCACGAGCCAAACCGCGTTTACCACTTAGCTTATGCTGGGCTCGACATATCTTTTACGGTCGATAAAACCCAGCTAACCGTAGTCGCCGTCAACGACGCGCAAGACTAA